ATTCCGTTAATATAACTTGCTTGTTTACTTGCTAAAAACGTTACTGCGGCGGCTGTTTCTTCTGGTTTAGCAAAACGACCTGCAGGAACATAACTTTTTAAAATTTGTTCCATTTCTGCTTCACTTGTGTTTGCTTTTTGTGCTTTTATCTTAATTATCTGATCTAAACGTGCTGTATCTGTAAAACCTGGTAACACATTATTTACCGTAATTTGGAATTGCCCCAATTCTGACGCCAGAGTTTTTGACCAATTTCCAACGGCATTTCTGATCGTATTAGAAACTCCTAAACCTGGAATTGGTTCTTTTACAGAAGTAGAAATTACATTAATAATTCTACCATATTTTTCTAATTTCATAAAAGGAACAACTGCTTGCACTAAGATTTGATTACAAATAATATGCATTTGAAATGCATTTAATAATTCTGATGTTGTTGCAATTAAAAGCTCTCCTCCTTTTGGTCCACCAGTATTATTTACCAAAATATGAAAATTAGCATCCGTATTTTTTAAAATACCTTCTAACTCTTCTGGTTTAGAAAAATCTGCCACCAAATAACTATGACATTGATTCTTATTTGGTAATTCTGCCAAAACTGCTTTTAGTTTTTCTTCATTTCTAGCAATTAAAGTAATATTTACTCCTTCTTCTGCTAATGCTAATGCTGTTGCTTTTCCTATTCCTTGTGTGCTACCACAAACTAAAGCATTTTTGTTTTTTAATTGTAAATCCATAAGTCCATCCCTAACCCTTCCCAAAGGGAAGGAGATTTAATACGTGTTAGTAATTTAATTTTAATATAAAACATTTTTTTTACTTTTTACCCACAACAGTTTCTTCCCTTTGGGAAGATTAAGATGGGCTTTTATTTTCTATAATCATATGTTTAATCTTCACGGCTTTTTCAAAATGATCTAACTTGTTCGTTTCAATCCACCAAGTTGCAACTTCCATTAATAAAATTGGGGTGTCATTTTTATTTTTAAAAAACGCATAAAAAGACAAACCAACATTCTTTCCTTTTTTCTCAATTTTCTCATTACAAACTTGTATAATTTTTTCTCTTAACTCCTTGTTCATAAGCCCATCCCTAACCCTTCCCAAAGGGAAGGAAACCAACACGTGTTAGTCTTTCTTTTTTTATTATCTTATTATTAACATTTTTTAAAACACAACAGTGTTTCTTCCCTTTGGGAAGATTAAGATGGGCTATATTGAATACATATATTCTTTGCCTCTGTAAAGAAACGTAACGCTTCAAAACCACCTTCTCTTCCTATTCCACTTGCTTTTTGGCCACCAAAAGGTGTTCTTAAATCTCGCAACATCCACGTATTTACCCAAACAATTCCTGTATGTAATTGTTTAGAGAACTGCATGGTTCTGTTTAAATTATTGGTCCACAACGTTGATGATAATCCGTATTTTGTGTCGTTTGCCAATTGCAACGCTTCTTCATCAGTTCTAAAGGACATAATAGTTACTATTGGTCCAAATATTTCTTCTTGATTTACGCGACAAGAATTATCTGTTACTTCAATTACTGTAGGCTGAAAATAATAGCCATTTTCATATCCAGGAATTGTAACTTCTAAACCTCCACATAAAATTTTTCCACCTTCATTTTCTGCAATTTCAACATACGATTCTATCTTCTCTAAATGTTCTTTAGAAACTAATGCGCCAACATCTATATTCCTTTTTGATGGATGCCCAACTTTTAATTGTTTAACATTTTTAATAAAATCTTTCTTAAATTTCTCATAGATTTTTTCTTCCACAAAAATTCTACTTCCGCATAAACAAATCTGACCTTGATTTGAAAAAGAAGATTGAACTGTCGTTTCTAACATCTTCTCATAATCGCAATCTGCAAAAATGATATTTGGGTTCTTTCCTCCCAATTCTAAAGATAATTTCTTAAACATTGGCGCTGCAATTCTGGCAATATGTGCTCCTGTTTTTGTTCCTCCAGTAAATGAAATTGCTTTAATATTTGGATGCTCAACAATTGCTTGACCTGTTATAGTTCCTAAACCGTGAACAATATTTAAAACTCCTTGTGGAAGGCCAGCTTCTGTACAAATTTCTCCTAATAAATAAGCTGTCATTGGTGTAATTTCACTCGGTTTTGCAACCACACAGTTACCTGCTGCAATTGCTGGTGCAATTTTCCACGAAAATAAATACAAAGGTAAATTCCAAGGAGAAATACAACCTACAACACCTATTGGTTGACGTAATGTAAAATTCATTGCATTTAATCCAACACTTTCATGAGCTTCTGATGAAAACTGTGTAATTGCATTTGCATAGAACTGAAAATTTGCTGCTGCTCTTGGAATATCTATTGCTTTTGCTAAACTAATTGGTTTTCCATTATCTATAGATTCTGCTTCGCCTAAAAAGTGTAATTTTCCTTTTATCAATTCAGCTATTTTAGACAAGATTTTACTTCTCGTTGCTAATGTTGTGTTAGACCAACTCGGAAATGCTTTTTCTGCAGCTTCATAAGCTTTTTCTACATCTTCTTTTGTTGAATTAGGAATATGACCATACACTTCTCCATTTGATGGATTGTAATTATCTATATAATTCCCTAAAGTAGGATTTACAAATTGTCCGTTTATGTAGTTTTGGATTTTCATTTCATTCACCGATTAAAGAAAAAAGAAGAGAGAAAAAAGACCACTCCTATCTTTATTCTTGACTCTCTATTCTTGATTCTTAATATTTATTTCTTTTTATAAGCAGTAACTTTAATCTCCACCACCAAATCCGGATGTGGTAATTGATGCACTGCAACTGTTGTTCTTGTTGGTCCTGTTTCTTTATCAAAAAACTCTGCATAGGTTTTATTATAACCTGCAAAATCATTCATATTTACTAGAAAGGTAGAAACATCTACTACATCTTTTATACTTGCTCCAACTGCCTGTAAATTAGTGTCTATATTTTTTAAAACTTCTCTAGTTTGCGTTTCTATATTTAGATGTTTCGTTCCCATTTCATCAATAATATCAACTCCTGCAATTGAATTATCTGCTCTTCTTGAACTTGTTCCTGAAACAAAAATAAAATCACCCACAACTTTTACATGTGGATATGCGCCTCTTGGTGTTATCATATTAATTCCCTCTTAATCTCCCATAAAGGGAGAAACTCTAAACGGGTATTTGAGTTTTCTTGTTATTCTTTTTTATTTATTAATGAATAAAATATCTTTTTCTTCGCTCACAAACTCATTCCTTCCCTTTGGGAAGGTTAGGATGGGCTTTCTGCCAACTCTAATAATTTTAATGTTGTATTATAATTTCTACTTGTTGCTGTCACATTCAATTTTCTTTCAAATAAATTATTAGAAAGTTTGGTCTTCCCAAAACCTGTTTCACAATAAATGTAAACCATATCGTTATCGATTAAATATTGATCGTTATTGATACCTTTTACTTCTATTTTTGTTTCATATACTTTTTTGTTTAAGAAAACAAATGCAACTATTTTTTCATTTTCTGTTGAAAAAGGATACTTAACTATTGCTTTTTTCCATTCGGGAATTGTTCTTGCAATGACAGGAACATCATAACCGAATTTGGTTTGAATTCCTTCTTTAATTTTATTACAAATTACCGATTTACCCTCACCTGCTTCTAAAATAATATTTCCACTTTGAATATATGTTTGCACATTTTTAAAACCTAAATCGTTTAATAAATCACGTAAATCTGCCATTGGAAGTTTATTTCTTCCTGACACATTAATTCCTCTTAATAAAACAATATATTTTTTCATTTGGTGTTTAAAGTTTCTTTTACTTAAAATTAATCAATAACTTTTATAAAAATGCTTAGCCCTGATTGAACGGTCTGTTTGAGCTCTTTTTTGTTTTTCTCAAAAAAAGCGAGTAGTGAAAGCAGGAAATAGCTTCAAAAAAGATTACAATCCTGCAATTTTATCTTTCTCTAAAATAGTATTTGTTTCAATTTTCACCTTCTCTAAAATGACTTTTAATTCGGCTTTTGTCATATTTAAATGTGTATCAACTTTATCATCAGCAATTAAATTCAGTAAGGCTTTGTCTTGTGCACGACCTTTTTTCATTGCTTCGTTATAACTGATGTTTTCATTAAAAGTAACCAATGAATATTTAGAGAAATACTGTTTTGGAAATGTCTTTTCTAAATCCATTTCTATCTTTCTCTTCTTTTTGAATAATGGATTCGCGACATGATCTCTCATCTCATGAAAATTATCAATCGCTAAATCTGCAATAGCATCTGTGTCTTTTTTTCGTGTCTTTTCATAAGTTTTGAAAACAGATTTCCAATCGCCTAAATCTTGATCTAGAATTTCATCAAAAACGACAACATCTTCAAAAGAAGCATTCATTCCTTGTCCGTAAAAAGGGACAATTGCGTGTGCAGAATCTCCCATTAAAATGGTTTTATTTTGATACGACCAAGGTGAACATTTTACGGTTCCTAAAGCGCCAGTTGGATTGTTTAGAAACTCGTCTTTTATATTCGGAATTAGCGCCAAAGCATCTGGAAATTCTTTCTCGAAAAATTCAGTTATTTTTTCTTCGGATGTTAAGTTTTCGAAATTAAATTCGCCTTCATCGTAACTTAAAAATAAAGTTACTGTAAAACTTCCGTCTAAGTTTGGAAGTGCAATTAACATAAAATCGCCACGAGGCCAAATATGTAAATGTCCCTTACTTATTTGATGATTTCCTGATTTATCTGCAGGAATCTCCAGCTCTTTATATCCGTGATTTAAATAATTTTGAGAATAGCTAAACAAGAATTTACGTTCTAAATAATAGCTTTTCCTTAGTGAAGAACCAGCTCCATCCGTTCCAAAAATAACATCAGCTTTTAAAGAAAATTCCTCTTTGGTTTTATAATCTTTAAAATGTGCAATTGAGTTTTCAATATCAACATTTTTACACTTTTTATTAAAATGAATATTTACATTTTCGTGCTTTTCTGCTTCTGTTAAAAGAATTCCGTTTAAATCTCCTCTAGAAATTGAGTTGATATATTCGTTTTCTCTTCCTGAATAATTAGAAGCAAAAAGGTTTCCTTTTGTATCGTGAATTAATCGTCCATACATCGGAATACAAATTTCTCTTGCCTTCTCTTCTACTCCACACAAACGAAGTGCTTTAAATCCTCTGTCTGACAAAGCTAAATTGATAGATCTTCCTGCAGAAATATCTACAGTTCTTAAATCTGGCCTGCTTTCATATACCTCAACTTTAAAACCTCTTTGTGCGAGTCTTAATGCGAGTAAAGAACCACATAAACCTGCTCCGACTATTAATATTTTGTCTTGTTTTTTCATATAAAATCTAATTAAACATTAAAAACGAACCATAATACAAATCAAAAAATATTGATAATTTTAAGCTATTAATATCTTCTCCTAAATCATCAATCATTAAAAGCATTGCACTTGATTTTAACATCGGAGAAATATCATCTGTTAACTTTGTCATTGCATAATAATCTTTCAAATCATTATTTTTAATCGCCATTCTTAAACAAGAACAAAATTTTTCGTTTTCGTTTAAAACATAAAAAACTGGAACCTCTTTTTTTATATTTTCTGCACCTTTTCTTTCTGTTATAACGATATCAAAATCATCTTCATACTTAGGCTCTTCATATAACTTATATAATACTTTAAATGATTCTGATTTTTTAAAATCAACTAAAAACTTTTTTGCTTTTTTAGTTTGAAAAAAATCTCTTCTTAATGACATTTTTGAAAAATCATTTAAGAAAAGTTTATATAATTCTAAATTAGTTTTAGCTCTACTTCCATAAACTTCTTTTAAATGATTCTCGAAAACCAATACTCCATCATCTAGGTTATTAATAGTTTCTTCAGATAAACATTCTGAAAAAACAATAGAAGATTTTGATGCTTTCTTTTCTACTTTATTAGAACACATAAAAAGTGTTAAACATATTATTAAGTAAAATATTTTTTTCATATTTAATTTCTATAGCAATTCTTTTAAAATAGTCACCATCCTATATACATCTTCAAATGAATTATACATTGGTGTTGGTGCGCAACGAATTACATCTGGTTCTCGCCAATCTGTAATAATATGATTTTCTGTTAGTTTTTTATGTAAACTTTGATCCGCATTTATTACTTGAATGGATAATTGACAACCTCTTTCTTTTGGATTACTTGGCGTGATAATTTTAATATCATCCGAACCAATTTCATTGATTAGAAACTCAAAATAACCTGTTAATTTTTCTGATTTCTCTCTTAATGCTTCCATTCCAACCTCATCAAATAAATCTAAAGAAGCTTTTATTGCTGCCATAGATAATATTGGCGGATTACTTAATTGCCAACCTTCTGCTCCTTCCATAACATCGAATGGCTGTCGCATGTTAAAACGGGTTTCTTTGTTATGATTCCACCAACCTGCAAAACGTGGTAACTCTTTATTTTTTGAATGTTTTTCGTGGACGAATAATCCTGCCAAACTTCCTGGTCCAGAATTTAAATATTTATAAGTACACCAAGCTGCAAAATCGACTCCTGAATCGTGTAAATTAGGTTGAATATTTCCTGCTCCATGCGCTAAATCAATTCCTACAACACAATCTTTTGAATGTCCTATTTCTGCGATTCTTTTTAAATCTAAAAACTGGCCTGTGTAATAATTTACGCCTCCAATTAGTAGTAAGGCAATTTCATCTCCTTCAAACTTTAAAATCGCTTCTAAATCTTCAATATTTAGTAACGTTTCTCCTTCTCTGGGTTTCCATTCTATTAAATCTGTTTCTTCATCAAAACCATGAAATTTCAATTGAGATTGCACTGCATATCTATCGGATGGAAAAGCATCCGATTCTATTACAATTTTATATTTGGTTTTTGTCGGTCTATAAAAAGACACCATTAACAAATGTAGGTTTGTTGTTAATGTATTCATGACAACAACTTCAATTGGTTTTGCGCCAACTACTTTTGCCATTTTCTCCGTTAACAATTCATGGTAATTCAACCACGGATTTTTCGCTTCAAAATGACCTTCTACTCCTAAATTTGCCCAATCTTCTAATTCTTGATTGATATATTCTTTAGTCGATTTTGGTTGTAAACCCAATGAATTCCCTGTAAAGTACAACCAATCTTTTCCGTTTTTGTCTTTTGGAATATGAAATCGATCTCGTAAAGATGAAAGTTTATCTTCTTTATCTTGCTGTTGCGCGTATTCTAATGTGTTTTGGTATTTCATCAATTAAAAAAATGATTGTCTCCAAATATAAAACAATCCTATTGAGAATTCAATTTTTTGAGTTTTGATTTTTTGTACTTTAGCTAAAAATATTTTATTAATGAGAATTGTAAAACCTTTTACGCTACTAATTTTGATTCTTTTGATGTCTTGTAAAAATGACTCAAAAACAATTAGCGAACTTCAAAATATTCATTCTAATTTAAAAACAACTTTTGCTCCGGATAAAAGAGTTGAGCTGTTTGATGTTAATTTTGAATTCGTAGATAATCAACTTGTTTTAGAAGGAGAAACAACTAGTAAAAAAGCTTTTTCTATACTTTTAGATAGTTTAAAAAACAGAAAATTAGCATTTACAAACAGCGTTCGTATTTTACCTGATTCAGCTGTAGGGGACCAACAATTTGCAGTCGCAAGAAACTCGGTAATAAACATTCGTTCTCAACCAAAACATTCTGCTGAATTAGGCACTCAAGGTTTGTTAGGAATGTCTTTAAAAGTGCTGGATAAAAAAGGTGATTTCTATAGAATTCAAACTCCTGATAATTATATTTCTTGGGTTGATAAAGGAGGAATTACAAGAGTGACTAAAAATGAATTTGATGCTTGGAATCAAGCTAGTAAAATAATTTACACTAAAGTTTTTGGTTATGTATATGCTGATAAAAGCATCAATTCTGAAATAGTTTCTGATATTACTTTAGGTGGAATCTTACAATATATATCTGAAGACAATCTATTTTACGAAGTAAAATATCCTGATAATAGAATTGGTTTTATCAAAAAAGAGGAAGCAGTAATTTATAATTCTTGGTTACAGAACTTAGACTCACCAAAAGAGAATATTGAAAGTATTGCTAAGAAAATGAATGGTTTTCCTTATTTATGGGGTGGAACTTCTTCTAAAGGAATTGATTGTAGTGGTTTTACAAAAATGGTGTATTTAATGAATGGTTTTATCATTCCTAGAGATGCTTCTCAGCAAATAAATGCTGGTAAAACTGTTGATTCAAATTTAACTTTTGAAAGTTTAGAAAAAGGTGATTTAATTTTCTTCGGAAGAAAAGCCACAACAGATAAAAAACAACGTGTTACTCATGTTGGTATTTGGTTAGGAAATAACAAAATGGAATTTATTCACGCTTCTGGAAACGTTCATTTAAGTTCAATGGATTCAAAGCAACCTAACTATGATGAATTTAATAAAAACAGGTATTTGGGAAGTAAACGTTATTTAGGTGTTGAAGACAAAATGATTATTGACTTGAAAGAGGAGATAAAATTATAGTTGTTTTTTGGATTCCTGTCTGCACAGGAATGACAGCGCGTAAAATAGATATGCAAAAACACTATAACAGGCTCAGCTAAGAAAAAAGCAGCTGAAAAAACTGAGGATATAGTTGTAGGAACAGTACTTACAGCAACTAAATAAACCGCAACAAAGTTAACGGAGTTAAAGAATAAAATGGTAGATATTAAAATAAATAAAAATAATTTAACTTGGTATTTTATATTATTGATATGTGTTTTAGGTTTATTTTTTTTATATAAAAATCAACTAAAAATAGATGATGATTTAAAAAAAAATGGAATTAAAACAACAGGTTATAGTATAGTAAAAGATTCTAGCCCCCTAGCTTATAAACAACGGCAATTGGTTCGTTGGGTTTATTCTATTGATGGAAAAAACTATCGAAGAAAGAAAACTAAAAGCTCATCTATTAAGTTAGAAAATTATGAGTATTACACAATTTACTATAACACTAAAGACAAAGAAGAAATTTTTGTAGATTACACAGAGTTTATTTTAAAAGGAGTATATTCTAATACTGAAAGTATTCTTGTTGAAAAAATTGCATTAAATAAAAAAGACATCTATTTCAAATATATTGTAGATAATATAGAATATGAAAGATATCAAAAAGTAAAACTTGGATTAACAGATGATTTGACTAAGAAATATTTAGTTAAATACAATGTGACTAACCCTAAAATAGGGTACATATATTTAGATAGTATTCGCTAAAAATAATCTAATCTGTTAAGAATAATCACAGGAATTGTACTTTTAGAAACAGATTACTTCGTTTCTCGCAATGATAAAATGTAAGCAAACAAGTCTAGCCCTGATTGAACGGTTTGTTTGAGCTCTTTTTTGTTTTTCTCAAAAAAAGCGAGTAGTGAAAGCAGGAAATAGCTTCAAAAAAAAATAGATTCCTGTTTACTCAGGAATTACAAAGTGTAAAAAAACAAAAAAGCCTTTCAACGAAACATTGAAAGGCTTAAATTATATTAGTTAAATGAAGAGATTACTTCGGAAAAATTCCTCGTAACGACATAGCTGAAATTAATAAAGAACTCTAAACTTAATTGTTCCTTCTACGTTTCTTAATTCTTCAATTACTTCTGTATTATATTTTTTATCTAAATCGGTAATTACATAACCAACTTTTGGATCGGTAGATAAATACTGACCTGTAATGTTTAAATCGTACTTAGCTAAAATCTTATTGATTTCTGCCATTACACCTGAAACATTCTTGTGAATATGTAAAAATCTGTGTGCGTTTGTTTGTCTTGGTAAACGAATATTTGGGAAGTTTACAGCATCTACTGTATTTCCTGAATTCATATATGCCATAATTTTACTTGGTACAAAGTCTGCAATATCTCTCTGTGCTTCTTCTGTACTACCACCAACGTGTGGTGTTAAAATTACGTTTGACAATCCTTTTAATTCTGTATAGAACTCACCGTTTTTTCTAGGTTCTGAAGGATAAACATCTACCGCAGCTCCTGCTAACTTTCCACTTTTTAAAGCATCTGCTAAGGCTACAACATCAACAACAAACCCACGAGAAAGGTTCACTAAATGTGCGCCATCTTTCATTTGAGCAATCTCTTCTTTACCAAAGAAGTTTTTATTAGCAGCATTATCATCAACATGTAAAGTTACTACGTCAGAAATAGCTAATAAGTCTTTTAAAGTACTCATTTTAGTTGCATTTCCTAATGACAACTTATCTTCAACATCATAATAATAAACATCCATTCCTAAAGCTTCTGCCAACACTGATAATTGCTTACCAATATTACCATAACCTACAATTCCTAGTTTTTTACCACGAACTTCTTTAGAACCTTCTGCTGTTTTATTCCATTGACCATTGTGAATTTCTGTACTTCTTTGAAAAACACTACGCATTAACATAATGATTTCTCCGATTGCCAACTCAACAACAGAACGTGTATTACTATAAGGAGCGTTAAAAACAACGATTCCTTTTTCTTTACACGCTTCTAAATCAATTTGTTTGGTACCAATACAAAATGCACTAACTACCATTAATTTATCTGCAGCATCTACGACTCTTTGTGTAACGTTTGTTTTAGAACGAATTCCTAAAACGTGAACGTCTTTTATTTTTTCTATCAATTCGTCTTCAGACAAACTTTTAGAAACTGTTTCTACTGAAAACCCATCTGCAGATAACTTTGTAAAAGCATCTGAATGTACGTTTTCTAATAATAAAATTTTAATTCTATTCTTTGGGTATGATATATTTCTTGGCAAATCGTTAACGTATAAAAATTCATCTAAACTTGGGGCAATATGGTCTGCGTTTTCTGTTGTTTTAACTCTAGAAACATTTTCTGTGTATGCAAAAAATCTATCTGCCACACCTGCTTCTCTAGTTACATAATCGCTGTACCCATCACCAATAACTTGTATTTCTCCTTCAAGATTCATGTCTTTTAAACACTTTATTTTTCCGTTGTGTTGAGAAAGTGGATTGTTAGCATCAAAACCAACAATTTCACCATCGTTTGCAAACTCAAAAGTATTTGCATACACTCTTTCTGAAGGTATATTGTATTCTTTTACAATAGGATCTATAAATTCTTTAAATCCGCAGGAAATCACATAAATATCATCTGCAAAGTTTTCGAAAAACTCTTTGTTGCTTTCTATGGATTTTGATACTTGCTTTTTTAAAGCTGCTACTAAACCAGACAAATCTGCTTTGTTTGCTTTTAATAGTTTAATTCTTTTTTCTAATGATTCTGTGAAGGATATTTCTCCATCAATACCTAAATTGGTAATATCAATTATTTCTTGAATAATTTGATCTTTCTTAGGATTATCTTCAAGCGTAATTTCAGCTAAAACATCTAATGCTTCTACCTTTGTTAAGGTGCTGTCGAAATCGAAAACATAACTTCTTTTTGTGGTACTCATTACTTAAGAATCTTGGTTGAATTTAAGTGAGTAAATCTACAAATATAGTAGGGAAATATGAAGCTATTTTGTAGTTTTATGATATCTGTCTTATTTATTATAATAATTCTAAATTATTTATAAGATACCTATTTTTAATCCTTAAAAATTATGGAATCCCAAAAGAAGTAGCCACCAAACTATTGGCAATGCTTCTACCCAAAAAGAACTATAGTATTTAGATTGGTCTGTTTTGGCTCTCATTAAGAAAATAATCAACAAGAAAAAGAAAATCATAAAGGGTGTTTTTAGCATATCTGATGGAGATGCTAAATACTCTAAAACCAATGAAAAAACGAGTAACGACAAACCTAGTTTCTTTGTTTTCTCTACACCAATCTTCTTTGGAATTGTTTGTAGGGAAATAGCATCATAGTTTACATCTCTAATATCAAAAGGTAAAATTAGAACGATTACAATTAAAAATCGCTGAAGTATTAAGAAAACAATATCTGAGGATATTTCTATGTCTACATCTATTAACGGAATGAACACTGTAAATCCTGCCCAAACAAAAGCGACAACCAAAATTTTTAAATTACTGACTTCTCTTAGATTTTTATCAAATCCGCTTAAAAAAGGAATTGCATATAAAATGGTTAGTATAATAAACGGTATTGTAAAATAGAGCGTTTTTAAAGGAACCTGATACATAAAATATCCCAAAGCTAAAAAACAGAAAAAAGAAAAAACTTGAATAATCCTTAATCCTTTTGTTAAACTTCTGTGATGCATTTTTGCAACACCAACATATTTTACGAAATTATAGCCCGTAATTGTTCCGAAAAAAACAAACCAGTTTAGGTTTTCATTATAAGGAAGTTCAAAATAAATTTCTGTAATTCTTAAAAATGCGAATACCGAAAAAGCGACATGAATACTCGCATTTAAATAAAAGTTAAACACTAATTTTAAGAATCTCATTTTGCAAAAATAGCTTTTATGTTAATAACATTTAAATTTGGTTGATAATTAACAGACTTTTATCAAATTTATGTAAACTTATAACCTTGTAAAATTCTTATTTTTGTGGCAGAAAAAATCAATCTTTTTTATGTATTTCTAACAAATACCTACAACGATTGAAATATGTATAAATAAAACTTTAGTTAATGAATACAAATTTGTTTCAAAACCGACACATTGGTCCTAATAAAGAGGAGCAAGAAAAAATGTTATCAACTATAAAAGCCGATAGTTTAGATCAGTTAATATTCGAAACTGTTCCTGATGATATTCGTTTAGAAAACGAATTAGACTTAGCGCCTGCTAAGAGCGAATAT
The window above is part of the Polaribacter sp. SA4-12 genome. Proteins encoded here:
- the serA gene encoding phosphoglycerate dehydrogenase, producing the protein MSTTKRSYVFDFDSTLTKVEALDVLAEITLEDNPKKDQIIQEIIDITNLGIDGEISFTESLEKRIKLLKANKADLSGLVAALKKQVSKSIESNKEFFENFADDIYVISCGFKEFIDPIVKEYNIPSERVYANTFEFANDGEIVGFDANNPLSQHNGKIKCLKDMNLEGEIQVIGDGYSDYVTREAGVADRFFAYTENVSRVKTTENADHIAPSLDEFLYVNDLPRNISYPKNRIKILLLENVHSDAFTKLSADGFSVETVSKSLSEDELIEKIKDVHVLGIRSKTNVTQRVVDAADKLMVVSAFCIGTKQIDLEACKEKGIVVFNAPYSNTRSVVELAIGEIIMLMRSVFQRSTEIHNGQWNKTAEGSKEVRGKKLGIVGYGNIGKQLSVLAEALGMDVYYYDVEDKLSLGNATKMSTLKDLLAISDVVTLHVDDNAANKNFFGKEEIAQMKDGAHLVNLSRGFVVDVVALADALKSGKLAGAAVDVYPSEPRKNGEFYTELKGLSNVILTPHVGGSTEEAQRDIADFVPSKIMAYMNSGNTVDAVNFPNIRLPRQTNAHRFLHIHKNVSGVMAEINKILAKYDLNITGQYLSTDPKVGYVITDLDKKYNTEVIEELRNVEGTIKFRVLY